The following are from one region of the bacterium genome:
- a CDS encoding aspartate--tRNA ligase: MAKLTSKYRSHTCGELRSGDVGSEVTLSGWIMRKRDHGGVLFVDLRDHYGITQVIFHDAHLEELQKIRLESVVTVTGKVLAREAELVNPKLQTGEVEVHCEAYTVQGHSEVLPFQVAEDDNAPEAMRLQQRFLELRREGLHENIVKRCEIIASIREIMHDLGFREYHTPILTSSSPEGARDFIVPSRRHPGKFYALPQAPQQFKQLIMISGFDRYFQIAPCFRDEDARADRSPGEFYQIDIEMSFVEQ, encoded by the coding sequence ATGGCGAAGTTAACGAGTAAGTACCGTTCTCATACATGTGGAGAGCTTCGTAGTGGGGATGTCGGGAGTGAAGTGACTCTTTCAGGGTGGATCATGCGTAAGCGTGACCATGGGGGAGTTTTATTTGTGGATCTTCGTGACCACTATGGGATTACTCAAGTTATCTTTCATGACGCGCACCTAGAAGAGCTTCAGAAAATTCGTCTTGAGAGTGTTGTTACCGTCACGGGAAAGGTATTGGCGCGTGAGGCTGAGTTAGTGAACCCGAAGTTACAGACGGGTGAAGTAGAGGTGCATTGCGAAGCATACACCGTGCAGGGCCATTCGGAGGTTCTTCCGTTTCAAGTAGCGGAAGATGATAATGCTCCAGAGGCGATGCGTCTTCAGCAGCGGTTTTTAGAGCTTCGACGAGAGGGGCTCCACGAAAATATCGTGAAGCGGTGTGAGATTATAGCGAGCATCAGAGAGATCATGCACGATCTCGGGTTTCGCGAATACCACACGCCGATTCTAACGAGTAGTTCTCCAGAAGGAGCCCGAGACTTTATTGTCCCTTCGAGGCGGCACCCTGGAAAATTCTATGCACTGCCCCAAGCTCCGCAGCAGTTTAAGCAGCTGATCATGATCTCTGGGTTTGACCGGTACTTTCAGATTGCACCGTGTTTTCGGGATGAGGATGCTCGGGCTGATCGTTCGCCTGGGGAGTTCTATCAGATAGACATTGAGATGTCTTTTGTGGAGCAG